From a region of the Erinaceus europaeus chromosome 14, mEriEur2.1, whole genome shotgun sequence genome:
- the IGFBP1 gene encoding insulin-like growth factor-binding protein 1, with protein MTAALHWPLLLLLAAQLFQAAPAPQIWQCAPCSADNLSLCPPVPTSCSEVTRPAGCGCCPVCALQLEEACGVTTARCARGLRCRARPGESRPLYALTQGRGICMRELDETSTEATEPSSLEDVTTGSSEVTQEDIHLMTPSREVTSILWNAVSNYDRIKGLQIDSIDSKKEPCKRELHEVLDRLAKEQQKPGAQLYKFYLPNCKKNGLYNSKQCETTLDGVAGLCWCVYPWNGEKIPTSLTRKGDPNCQQYFESQS; from the exons ATGACCGCTGCCCTCCACTGGCCGCTCTTGCTCCTGTTGGCTGCCCAGCTCTTCCAGgctgcccctgctccccagatCTGGCAGTGTGCCCCCTGTTCTGCAGACAACCTCAGCCTCTGCCCTCCGGTGCCTACGTCCTGCTCTGAGGTTACCAGGCCAGCCGGCTGTGGGTGTTGCCCGGTGTGTGCCTTGCAGCTGGAGGAAGCCTGTGGAGTGACCACTGCACGGTGTGCTCGGGGGCTCAGATGCCGGGCCAGACCTGGGGAATCTCGGCCCCTGTACGCCCTTACCCAAGGCCGGGGCATCTGCATGAGGGAATTGGACGAGACCAGTACTGAGGCCACAG AGCCCAGCTCTCTAGAGGATGTCACTACTGGGAGTTCAGAAGTCACCCAGGAAGACATCCACCTGATGACCCCATCCAGAGAAGTGACCTCCATCCTCTGGAATGCCGTCAGTAATTACGACAGAATCAAGGGTCTCCAGATTGACAGCATTGACAGTAAAAAG GAGCCCTGCAAGCGAGAGCTTCATGAAGTACTGGATAGGTTAGCCAAGGAGCAGCAGAAGCCAGGAGCTCAGCTCTACAAATTCTACCTGCCCAATTGCAAGAAGAACGGACTCTACAATAGCAAACAG TGTGAGACAACGCTGGATGGGGTGGCTGGCCTCTGCTGGTGTGTCTACCCCTGGAATGGGGAGAAGATCCCCACGTCCCTGACAAGGAAAGGGGATCCCAACTGCCAGCAGTACTTTGAGTCACAGAGCTGA
- the IGFBP3 gene encoding insulin-like growth factor-binding protein 3, protein MQPARPALWAAALAALALLSGPLGAGAGAAGAGPVVRCEPCDAPALAQCAPPPPASVCAELVREPGCGCCLTCALREGQACGVYTERCGSGLSCQPPAGVERPLQALLDGRGVCTNASAAERMRAYLPPAPGNDSESEEVRGDGSVENQVTAVTHQAPDSKLPPLHTKAAAIKKGHAKDTQRYKVDYETQNTDTQNFSWESKRETEYGPCRREMEDILNYFKFENILSLRTVHIPNCDKKGFYKKKQCRPSKGRKRGVCWCVDKYGQPLPGYDTKGKGDVQCYHTESK, encoded by the exons ATGCAGCCGGCGCGCCCCGCGCTCTGGGCTGCGGCCCTGGCGGCGCTGGCGCTGCTCAGCGGGCCCCtaggcgcgggcgcgggcgcggcagGCGCGGGCCCCGTGGTGCGCTGCGAGCCCTGCGACGCGCCCGCCCTGGCCCAGtgcgcgccgccgccgcccgcgtcAGTCTGCGCCGAGCTGGTGCGCGAGCCGGGCTGCGGCTGCTGCCTGACTTGCGCGCTGCGCGAGGGCCAGGCGTGCGGCGTGTACACCGAGCGCTGTGGCTCGGGCCTGAGCTGCCAGCCACCCGCCGGCGTGGAGCGCCCCCTGCAGGCGCTGCTGGACGGACGCGGGGTCTGCACCAACGCCAGCGCCGCAGAGCGCATGCGCGCCTACCTGCCCCCGGCGCCAG GGAATGACAGCGAGTCTGAGGAGGTCCGAGGAGATGGGAGTGTGGAGAACCAAGTGACAGCTGTCACTCACCAAGCACCCGACTCCAAGCTGCCCCCCCTGCACACTAAGGCAGCCGCCATCAAGAAAGGACACGCCAAGGACACCCAGCGCTACAAGGTCGACTATGAGACTCAGAACACAGACACGCAGAACTTCTCCTGGGAGTCCAAGCGGGAGACAGAATAC GGCCCCTGCCGCCGGGAGATGGAAGACATACTCAACTACTTCAAGTTCGAGAATATACTCAGCCTCAGGACCGTCCACATCCCCAACTGTGACAAGAAGGGCTTCTACAAGAAGAAGCAG TGCCGGCCCTCCAAAGGCAGGAAGCGGGGTGTCTGCTGGTGCGTAGACAAGTACGGGCAGCCTCTGCCGGGCTATGACACCAAGGGCAAGGGCGACGTGCAGTGCTACCACACGGAGAGCAAGTAG